A genomic stretch from Edaphobacter aggregans includes:
- a CDS encoding recombinase RecA, with the protein MPATSTIRTQIEVALAHKIPSALTPAPKMIRPMAETGIKSLDNLLQGGLPIGAVSELVGPECSGRTDIALSFVAHLTQASKVCAWIDASNNFDPVSAAAAGVDLARLLWVRCGAVRETVKPPTRNFVLPDKYLVPRPAKQGLHGGGFGSHPRGEAKGLSGAVSGLLNPQSFAPRCAEPQLRLREENPSFIASDEPAVVASRRYSPTSKPWARIEQALGTADLLLQGGGFSAVVLDMASLAPEFVSRIQLSTWFRYRAAAERTQSSVLLLTQYACAKSSAELLLHLQPAEAIGDEITVFTGIQAHIEVTRRRFAPNTSNVVPLRKPPQNVSGATWQCRTAWSGAR; encoded by the coding sequence ATGCCCGCCACCTCCACAATCCGGACCCAGATCGAAGTAGCGCTTGCCCATAAGATTCCGTCCGCACTGACTCCGGCACCAAAGATGATCCGGCCGATGGCAGAAACTGGCATTAAATCCCTGGACAATCTCCTGCAAGGCGGCTTACCCATTGGGGCCGTAAGCGAGTTGGTCGGGCCAGAGTGTTCAGGTCGGACAGACATCGCTCTTTCGTTTGTGGCGCACCTGACTCAGGCATCCAAGGTCTGCGCCTGGATCGACGCTTCGAATAACTTTGACCCAGTGTCCGCCGCTGCGGCGGGAGTAGATCTTGCGCGGCTCTTATGGGTCCGCTGCGGTGCAGTGCGGGAGACAGTGAAACCACCGACACGCAACTTCGTTTTACCAGACAAGTACCTCGTTCCACGTCCCGCAAAGCAAGGATTGCACGGTGGAGGATTTGGTTCGCATCCTCGTGGCGAGGCAAAGGGGTTGTCCGGTGCCGTGAGTGGTCTGCTCAATCCACAATCCTTCGCGCCGCGCTGTGCGGAGCCGCAACTCAGGCTGAGAGAAGAAAATCCGAGCTTTATCGCAAGCGATGAACCAGCAGTCGTCGCTTCTCGACGTTATTCTCCTACCTCTAAACCATGGGCACGCATTGAACAGGCATTGGGAACTGCAGACCTGCTTTTACAGGGCGGCGGCTTTAGTGCAGTCGTGCTGGATATGGCGAGTCTCGCCCCGGAGTTTGTCTCACGCATCCAGCTCTCGACCTGGTTTCGCTATCGAGCGGCAGCGGAGCGAACGCAATCCAGCGTTCTTCTCCTCACGCAGTATGCGTGTGCAAAGAGTAGCGCCGAATTACTTCTTCACCTCCAGCCTGCAGAAGCTATCGGCGATGAAATCACTGTATTTACAGGGATACAAGCTCATATTGAGGTAACGCGGCGACGTTTCGCGCCGAACACAAGCAATGTTGTTCCATTGCGTAAGCCACCGCAGAACGTCAGCGGAGCTACATGGCAGTGTCGAACCGCATGGTCAGGTGCGCGATGA
- a CDS encoding DNA polymerase III subunit alpha, whose amino-acid sequence MIDRYVELHAASAFSFLEGASEPEKLVERAFELGMPAMALLDRNGVYGSARFHTSAKRNEVRAHIGAEVAVSSLGSRLTPPAWLPYQHITEPARLPLLCETREGYQNLCRLITRFKMRETKKQEGAAIFDDLERHASGLVCLTGGDEGPLAAALMRGGERAGSETVERLVRIFGQNNVYVELQRHCEREEEWRNQAAIRIARSLQLPVLATNGVRYAIRYDKEILDVFTAIRYHTELDRAGRLLSLNNRRHLRTAKEMNALFRDVPNATENTVELSSRLKFELDDLGYEFPSYPVPDGETMDSFLRKRVTEGVQRRYGPKNNRDLYKRAEKQVERELALIEKLGFAGYFLIVWDVVQFCKRNGILIQGRGSAANSAVCYALEITIVDPVGMDLLFERFLSESRNEWPDIDLDLPSEDKREQAIQYVYRRYGELGAAMTANVITYRAKSATREVGKVMGLDPDSLDKMSGGVGNWEWRGPNDTMAHSYKSAGFDLSNSRIAKTLEVAMRIQGLPRHLGQHSGGMVICQGQLDQVVPLERASMPGRTVIQWDKEDCADMHIIKVDLLGLGMMAVLAGCLDLVPEFYGDRIDLAQLPEDDDVYRTIQRADTIGMFQIESRAQMASLPKHRPRSRYCITKQVALIRPGPIHGDMTHPYLERRMGRQPVTYPHPSLKPVLERTLGVPLFQEQLLKMAMIAGNFSGADADELRRAVGMKRSWERMKNLEGKLRAGMTENGIDPKSQDQIVKNISSFALYGFPESHAASFGELAYDSAYIKVKYPEAFLCAILNNQPMGFYSAATLVKDAQRHGVHVRSIDVQTSNWQCTIERGEHEKLSVRIGLGYVKNLTKRSAEALVAVREADGPFRSAEDLTQRVPSLTRHELARLAGVGALNNLEGIEHRRDAIWQVERAGKLEGPLFRQNSDVLRDDDASLPLQQMSTEERLVADYAGTSLTIGKHPMAYRREALRKQNVLSSNDLQNRRHGDFVLIAGCVAARQRPGTANGITFMSLEDEEGLANLIIMVDVYERNRSTVIRSKFVLAGGVLQVHDDVIHVKAAWLRPLSDQALEVQSHDFH is encoded by the coding sequence ATGATTGATCGCTACGTGGAACTCCATGCTGCCAGCGCATTCAGCTTCCTGGAGGGTGCGTCCGAACCCGAAAAGCTTGTAGAGCGCGCCTTCGAGCTGGGAATGCCCGCGATGGCTCTGCTGGACCGTAATGGGGTGTACGGCTCCGCACGATTCCATACCAGTGCAAAGCGCAATGAAGTACGCGCGCATATCGGAGCTGAAGTTGCCGTCTCCTCACTCGGCTCGCGACTCACGCCTCCGGCGTGGTTGCCGTATCAACACATTACCGAGCCTGCCCGTCTTCCACTGCTCTGTGAAACTCGCGAGGGCTATCAGAATCTCTGCCGGCTCATCACGCGATTCAAAATGCGGGAGACGAAAAAACAAGAAGGAGCGGCCATCTTTGATGATCTGGAGAGACATGCTTCTGGGCTGGTATGTCTGACAGGCGGGGACGAAGGCCCACTAGCAGCAGCTCTAATGCGCGGTGGTGAGCGAGCCGGAAGCGAGACGGTCGAGCGGCTTGTGCGCATCTTCGGACAAAACAACGTCTATGTCGAATTGCAGCGTCACTGTGAACGCGAAGAAGAGTGGCGCAATCAAGCTGCTATTCGCATTGCCCGGTCACTTCAACTGCCGGTGCTGGCGACGAATGGCGTTCGCTATGCCATCCGGTATGACAAAGAGATTCTGGATGTCTTTACGGCTATTCGGTATCACACAGAACTCGATAGAGCCGGACGTCTTCTGTCTCTCAATAACCGCCGTCATCTCCGGACGGCGAAAGAAATGAATGCTCTCTTTCGTGACGTGCCCAATGCCACGGAGAACACGGTAGAACTCTCGTCGCGTCTGAAGTTTGAGTTGGATGATCTTGGATACGAGTTTCCCAGCTATCCGGTGCCCGACGGCGAAACAATGGATAGCTTCCTGCGAAAGCGCGTTACTGAAGGCGTGCAGCGGCGGTATGGTCCCAAGAACAATCGAGACCTCTACAAACGCGCGGAGAAGCAGGTTGAGCGCGAGCTAGCATTGATCGAGAAGTTAGGTTTTGCGGGATATTTCCTCATCGTGTGGGATGTTGTGCAGTTCTGCAAACGCAACGGCATTCTGATTCAGGGGCGGGGAAGTGCGGCTAATTCGGCGGTCTGCTATGCCCTCGAAATCACCATTGTTGATCCGGTTGGTATGGACTTGCTCTTCGAGAGGTTTCTGAGTGAGAGCAGGAATGAGTGGCCGGACATCGATCTCGATCTGCCTTCAGAGGATAAGCGTGAGCAGGCCATCCAGTATGTCTACAGACGCTACGGCGAACTCGGCGCTGCAATGACTGCGAACGTAATCACCTATCGCGCGAAGTCCGCGACGAGGGAAGTCGGAAAGGTCATGGGTCTTGATCCGGATTCTCTGGATAAGATGTCCGGGGGTGTAGGCAATTGGGAGTGGCGCGGACCAAACGACACAATGGCGCACTCCTACAAGAGTGCTGGATTCGATCTAAGTAACTCCCGGATTGCCAAGACCCTGGAAGTAGCCATGCGTATTCAGGGACTGCCTCGTCACCTTGGACAACATAGCGGTGGCATGGTGATCTGTCAGGGCCAGCTCGATCAGGTTGTGCCGTTGGAACGAGCGTCCATGCCGGGTCGCACTGTCATCCAATGGGACAAAGAGGACTGTGCAGACATGCACATCATCAAGGTCGATCTGCTTGGCCTGGGCATGATGGCTGTTCTCGCAGGTTGCCTCGATTTGGTTCCTGAATTCTATGGTGACAGAATCGATCTCGCGCAACTGCCGGAAGATGACGATGTCTATCGGACCATTCAACGTGCCGACACCATCGGCATGTTTCAAATCGAAAGCCGTGCGCAGATGGCTTCGTTGCCGAAGCATCGGCCCCGGAGCCGATATTGCATCACAAAGCAAGTCGCTCTGATCCGGCCAGGACCGATTCACGGGGATATGACCCATCCATATTTAGAACGGCGAATGGGAAGGCAGCCTGTAACGTACCCGCATCCTTCCCTCAAACCAGTTCTGGAACGCACCTTGGGTGTGCCGCTCTTCCAAGAGCAACTGCTCAAGATGGCGATGATTGCAGGCAATTTCAGTGGTGCCGATGCGGACGAGTTGCGCCGCGCGGTAGGGATGAAACGTTCCTGGGAACGAATGAAGAATCTCGAAGGTAAACTCCGAGCCGGGATGACGGAGAACGGTATTGATCCCAAATCGCAGGATCAGATTGTCAAGAACATTAGCTCCTTCGCCCTCTATGGCTTCCCGGAATCTCATGCCGCATCCTTTGGTGAGCTTGCCTACGATTCGGCTTACATCAAAGTGAAGTACCCGGAAGCCTTCCTCTGTGCGATCTTGAATAATCAGCCGATGGGATTCTACTCTGCCGCCACGCTTGTGAAGGACGCCCAACGCCACGGCGTTCATGTCAGATCCATCGACGTACAGACCTCGAACTGGCAATGCACTATTGAGCGAGGAGAGCACGAAAAGCTCTCCGTTCGTATCGGTCTCGGCTATGTGAAAAATCTGACCAAACGATCAGCCGAAGCGCTGGTAGCAGTTCGCGAAGCTGATGGTCCCTTCCGCTCTGCCGAGGATCTTACTCAGCGCGTTCCGTCTCTCACTCGACATGAACTGGCCCGACTAGCTGGGGTAGGAGCACTGAATAACCTCGAGGGAATCGAACATCGTCGCGATGCAATCTGGCAGGTAGAGCGAGCAGGCAAATTGGAGGGTCCGCTGTTTCGACAGAACAGTGATGTGCTGCGCGATGATGACGCGAGTTTGCCCCTCCAGCAGATGAGCACAGAAGAGAGATTAGTCGCCGATTACGCCGGTACCAGTCTTACCATCGGCAAGCATCCGATGGCGTACCGCCGGGAAGCGCTTCGTAAGCAGAATGTACTTTCCTCCAACGATCTACAAAATCGTCGCCATGGAGATTTTGTACTCATAGCTGGTTGTGTCGCAGCCCGGCAACGTCCAGGAACTGCCAACGGAATTACCTTCATGTCGCTTGAGGATGAAGAGGGGCTCGCCAACCTCATCATCATGGTCGATGTTTACGAAAGAAATCGATCAACAGTCATCCGCAGCAAGTTCGTTCTCGCGGGCGGCGTCCTACAGGTTCACGACGACGTCATCCATGTAAAAGCGGCATGGCTGAGGCCGCTTTCCGATCAGGCGCTGGAGGTGCAATCACATGACTTCCACTAA
- a CDS encoding YhcG family protein, whose translation MTDRLETLQNYSAVRTEIVALLNAARTASVRSVNALMTATYWEIGRRIVEFEQQGQERAEYGEALIKQLADDLTRQFGRGFGAVNLSQMRRFYLAWPPRQIFQTPSEKSLALPELAAKFPLPWSAYVRLLSVKTPDARAFYETEALRSGWSIRQLDRQISSQFYERIALSKNKAAMLEGARRAEPGDAITAEETVKDPFVLEFLGLRDEYSESDLEAALIHNLTDFLLELGDDFAFLGRQKRLRLDDTWFRIDLLFFHRRLRCLVVIDLKVGKFSYADAGQMHLYLNYAREHWMKAGENPPVGLILCAEKGAAEAHYALDNLPNKVLAAEYQTVLPDEKLIADELERSRSHLEERRLRLNQEH comes from the coding sequence ATGACGGATAGGCTGGAGACTCTCCAAAACTACAGCGCTGTTCGCACAGAGATTGTCGCATTGCTCAATGCGGCTCGAACCGCCTCGGTTCGAAGCGTCAATGCTCTGATGACCGCTACATATTGGGAGATAGGGCGTCGAATCGTCGAGTTTGAGCAGCAGGGTCAGGAAAGAGCTGAGTATGGAGAAGCCCTCATCAAACAGCTTGCGGACGATTTGACGCGCCAGTTTGGCCGAGGTTTTGGAGCCGTTAACCTGAGCCAGATGAGACGCTTTTACCTGGCATGGCCGCCTCGGCAGATTTTTCAGACACCGTCTGAAAAATCTTTGGCACTACCTGAACTGGCTGCCAAGTTCCCATTGCCGTGGTCCGCCTATGTCCGTCTGCTCTCTGTGAAGACTCCAGATGCCAGAGCTTTCTATGAAACTGAGGCTTTACGTTCCGGCTGGTCGATTCGGCAACTCGACCGTCAGATTAGCAGTCAGTTCTACGAGCGGATCGCACTCTCGAAGAATAAGGCCGCCATGCTGGAAGGCGCGCGGCGCGCCGAACCGGGCGATGCCATTACTGCAGAGGAAACCGTTAAAGATCCATTCGTATTGGAGTTCCTCGGTCTAAGAGACGAATACTCGGAGTCTGATCTCGAAGCGGCGCTCATTCACAATCTCACTGATTTTCTGCTGGAGTTGGGTGACGACTTCGCTTTTCTTGGCCGACAAAAGAGACTTCGTCTCGATGACACCTGGTTCCGTATCGATCTCCTCTTCTTTCATCGTCGCCTGCGGTGTTTGGTCGTCATCGACCTCAAGGTGGGCAAGTTCAGCTACGCCGATGCCGGGCAGATGCACCTATATCTCAATTACGCCCGCGAACATTGGATGAAGGCGGGAGAGAATCCTCCGGTTGGACTCATCCTCTGCGCAGAAAAGGGAGCGGCGGAAGCCCACTATGCTCTCGATAACCTGCCGAACAAGGTGCTTGCTGCCGAGTATCAAACCGTGCTCCCGGACGAGAAGCTCATTGCGGATGAACTGGAAAGATCACGCTCACACCTTGAAGAACGGCGTCTAAGGTTGAATCAGGAACATTGA
- a CDS encoding DNA polymerase Y family protein: MAVSNRMVRCAMTKPTELYACLYTKEFPAQSLLRLRPELHSKPCVVMEGEAPSQSVCSLNTKARLAGLARGMTRVEVETFSEPVVLSRSVQAETVTRSILLECAGAFSPRIEDHRSDTALLCGIDIAGTKSLFGPPELLAQSLLQRVRSLGISARVIVSDNFHTAVCIAKGPMARSAIQIIPSQSKTEALSGLPLSVLDLTDTQAETFALWGIRTLGNLASLPEKELIARMGQDGKRLRQLARGEHPHLFQPAQAPFTLDEQMELDAPVDLLDSLLFIVNMMVDQLILRAKARILALASLTITLTLDGAGSHTRTVRPALPTTDKQLWIKLLHLDLQAHPPSTSILAVALHAEPGSTSKIQLGLFSPQLPEASRLDVTLARIRAIVGENNVGCAVLQDSHALESFRMEPFSVLSGESATAASSQPRASMRILRPSEAASVTLQNGRPSIFFFRERRYAVEHGYGPWVVGGDWWAQTLWGCEQWDLVARSQDGSLLCCCMMRDLLENKWQMAALYD; encoded by the coding sequence ATGGCAGTGTCGAACCGCATGGTCAGGTGCGCGATGACAAAGCCAACGGAACTCTATGCGTGTCTATATACGAAAGAATTTCCGGCGCAATCGCTATTACGGCTTCGCCCAGAGCTGCACAGTAAGCCTTGTGTGGTCATGGAGGGGGAAGCACCATCGCAATCTGTCTGCTCTCTGAATACAAAGGCGCGGCTCGCGGGCTTGGCTCGCGGCATGACCCGAGTGGAAGTCGAGACGTTCTCGGAGCCGGTAGTTCTGTCGCGTTCGGTTCAAGCGGAGACGGTCACAAGGTCGATACTCCTCGAATGCGCAGGTGCGTTTTCACCGAGGATAGAAGATCACAGGTCAGATACAGCTCTGCTCTGCGGTATCGACATCGCCGGCACAAAGAGTTTGTTCGGGCCCCCTGAACTGCTGGCGCAAAGCCTGCTCCAGCGCGTTAGGTCGCTCGGCATATCTGCGCGGGTCATTGTCAGCGACAACTTTCATACAGCAGTCTGTATCGCAAAAGGTCCGATGGCACGCTCTGCTATTCAGATCATTCCTTCACAGAGTAAGACCGAAGCCTTATCCGGCCTGCCATTGTCGGTTCTCGATCTCACGGATACGCAGGCAGAAACGTTCGCTCTATGGGGTATTCGAACGTTGGGTAATCTGGCATCTCTTCCCGAGAAAGAGCTGATCGCTCGTATGGGACAGGATGGCAAACGTCTCCGGCAACTGGCACGCGGTGAACATCCTCATCTTTTCCAGCCTGCACAGGCGCCATTCACCCTCGACGAGCAGATGGAACTGGATGCGCCTGTCGATCTGCTCGATTCATTGCTCTTTATCGTGAACATGATGGTGGATCAGCTTATTCTGCGAGCGAAGGCGCGTATCCTCGCGCTGGCTTCCTTGACGATCACGCTTACGCTGGATGGTGCCGGATCGCATACCAGAACCGTCCGGCCTGCATTGCCGACAACAGACAAGCAACTCTGGATCAAGCTGCTTCACCTCGATCTGCAGGCGCATCCACCCTCTACTTCCATCCTTGCTGTTGCGCTGCACGCAGAGCCAGGGAGCACCAGCAAGATCCAGCTTGGGCTGTTCTCCCCACAACTCCCGGAGGCAAGCCGGCTGGACGTGACGCTTGCTCGCATCCGGGCCATTGTCGGCGAAAACAATGTAGGCTGCGCTGTACTTCAGGATTCTCATGCGTTGGAAAGTTTCCGCATGGAGCCATTCAGCGTGCTTTCCGGCGAATCCGCTACAGCCGCTTCTTCGCAGCCGCGAGCCTCAATGCGTATTCTTCGGCCATCTGAAGCCGCTTCCGTCACCTTACAGAACGGGCGACCGTCGATATTCTTCTTTCGCGAACGCCGCTATGCCGTTGAACACGGCTATGGGCCGTGGGTCGTTGGCGGTGATTGGTGGGCGCAGACGCTCTGGGGCTGCGAGCAATGGGATCTGGTAGCACGATCGCAGGATGGTTCTCTGCTTTGCTGCTGCATGATGCGTGATCTTCTCGAAAACAAATGGCAGATGGCGGCGCTCTATGATTGA